AATGCTAGTAACGTTTAGTACTGATGAATTTATGTCTGTGCTTCAtgaatataattctaatatttcTGATGTTAACACACCTGTTTGATATACGattacattcaaaataaaacagtGACATAATTAAATCTGCTGATCCAATTAATTCAATATGTTTTATCTCTGAGGTCGATGTAAATCATATATTGTGTCTCAGGTGGAGGCGTCAGCTTATTTGCTTGCTCGGTGTAAGCTGGAGAACCTCCTCAATAAGAGCATGAGGATCCGAATGACAGACGGGCGCACGCTGGTGGGTCTCTTCCTGTGCACAGACAGAGACTGCAACGTCATCCTGGGATCTGCACAAGAGTTCCTCAAATCCACAGGTACCCAGTGTACCCTGGACACACTCCTTATACCTTATCAGCACTAGGCACTCAGTATTACTCTGTAAGTGGAAAGTGAAGTAAAGCatggttcctcaaatcttgtcctggagtttagctctaaccttgATCAAactgattttctaatgatcctgaagacattgattagcatgctctagtgtgtttgattagggttaaggCTAAACTCTTCAGTTAAGTGGATCTCTTGGGCctgatttgaggatccctgctcTATAGTGctggggtgtcaaactcagttcctggaagactggagctctgcagagttttgttCTAACCCTTCTCCAACTCGCAcagcatgtagttttcaaataagacTGAAGGACTCAAATAGTTGGATAAGGTTTTTTTAATCTTAGGATAAGGTTTAATTAATCTGgctctccaggaattgagtttgacacccctacTTTAGTGTCAGGTCATTGTACTGTTATTAGCAGTGCTTGTTTATGCAAGTCTACTTTTGCTGAATTTTGTCAGGAATTCAAACCACAATCTAATAATTATCAAATATTTAACACAAACTATTTCTGCTGTGGATACTGTAAAATTTACTTTCAAAAAGATTCAGTCTGTTGAGGAGAGACAGGGCTCCAGACTTCTATAG
Above is a window of Carassius carassius chromosome 4, fCarCar2.1, whole genome shotgun sequence DNA encoding:
- the naa38 gene encoding N-alpha-acetyltransferase 38, NatC auxiliary subunit, producing the protein MATESEENGTEMQTEVEASAYLLARCKLENLLNKSMRIRMTDGRTLVGLFLCTDRDCNVILGSAQEFLKSTDSFAQGEPRVLGLAMIPGHHVVSIEVESESLQMTTHGL